The proteins below come from a single Aegilops tauschii subsp. strangulata cultivar AL8/78 chromosome 6, Aet v6.0, whole genome shotgun sequence genomic window:
- the LOC109740398 gene encoding V-type proton ATPase subunit B 2: protein MGLAKDGAEMEEGTLEIGIEYRTVSGVAGPLVILDKVKGPKYQEIVNIRLGDGTTRRGQVLEVDGEKAVVQVFEGTSGIDNKYTTVQFTGEVLKTPVSLDMLGRIFNGSGKPIDNGPPILPEAYLDISGSSINPSERTYPEEMIQTGISTIDVMNSIARGQKIPLFSAAGLPHNEIAAQICRQAGLVKRLEQSKHAAEGGEEDNFAIVFAAMGVNMETAQFFKRDFEENGSMERVTLFLNLANDPTIERIITPRIALTTAEYLAYECGKHVLVILTDMSSYADALREVSAAREEVPGRRGYPGYMYTDLATIYERAGRIEGRKGSITQIPILTMPNDDITHPTPDLTGYITEGQIYIDRQLHNRQIYPPINVLPSLSRLMKSAIGEGMTRRDHSDVSNQLYANYAIGKDVQAMKAVVGEEALSSEDLLYLEFLDKFERKFVAQGAYDTRNIFQSLDLAWTLLRIFPRELLHRIPAKTLDQFYSRDATH, encoded by the exons ATGGGTCTGGCGAAGGATGGCGCCGAGATGGAGGAGGGGACATTGGAGATTGGCATAG AGTATAGGACTGTCTCCGGTGTGGCAGGGCCGTTGGTTATTTTGGACAAAGTAAAG GGCCCAAAGTATCAGGAGATTGTGAACATCCGATTGGGAGATGGCACCACTCGTCGTGGTCAAGTCCTCGAAGTCGATGGTGAAAAAGCTGTTGTGCAG GTATTTGAAGGTACTTCAGGGATAGACAACAAGTATACTACTGTGCAGTTCACAGGCGAG GTTTTGAAAACTCCCGTCTCACTTGATATGCTTGGACGCATTTTTAATGGCTCTGGAAAACCTATTGATAATGGCCCCCCTATATTGCCCGAGGCTTACTTGGATATTTCTG GAAGTTCTATCAACCCAAGTGAGAGAACCTATCCAGAAGAGATGATTCAAACAGGAATATCCACCATTGATGTCATGAACTCGATCGCTCGAGGGCAAAAAATTCCTCTTTTCTCTGCTGCTGGACTTCCTCATAATGAAATTGCTGCTCAAATTTGTCGTCAAGCTGGTCTCGTTAAAAGGTTGGAGCAAAGCAAGCATGCAGCAGAG GGAGGTGAAGAAGACAATTTTGCAATTGTGTTTGCTGCTATGGGAGTAAACATGGAAACGGCACAATTTTTCAAGCGTGACTTCGAAGAAAATGGTTCAATGGAGCGGGTCACTCTTTTCCTGAATTTG GCAAATGACCCCACTATTGAGCGTATTATCACTCCTCGAATTGCCTTAACAACTGCTGAATATTTGGCATATGAATGTGGGAAGCATGTTCTTGTGATTCTAACAGATATGAGCTCATATGCCGATGCACTTCGTGAG gTCTCAGCAGCACGAGAAGAGGTACCTGGTAGGCGTGGTTATCCTGGGTATATGTATACTGATCTGGCCACCATATATGAGCGAGCTGGGCGTATCGAGGGAAGAAAAGGATCAATTACCCAAATTCCTATTCTTACAATGCCTAATGATG ATATCACCCATCCAACTCCTGATCTTACGGGATACATTACCGAAGGGCAGATATATATTGACAGACAGCTTCATAATAGACAG ATATACCCACCCATCAACGTCCTGCCATCTCTTTCTCGTCTGATGAAG AGTGCTATTGGTGAAGGTATGACACGCCGGGATCATTCAGATGTGTCCAATCAG CTGTATGCCAACTACGCCATTGGGAAGGATGTTCAAGCCATGAAAGCAGTTGTCGGAGAGGAGGCTCTTTCATCTGAGGACCTG CTCTATTTAGAATTCCTCGATAAGTTTGAGAGGAAATTTGTAGCGCAAGGAGCATACGATACTCGGAACATTTTTCAGTCACTTGATCTGGCATGGACATTGCTACGTATATTCCCCCGTGAACTTCTCCACCGTATTCCTGCGAAGACCTTGGATCAGTTCTACAGCAGAGATGCCACCCATTGA